Proteins from a genomic interval of Mycolicibacterium grossiae:
- a CDS encoding cation:dicarboxylate symporter family transporter: protein MANQLDAAAPPDPPRKKDRTHWLYIGVIVAVVAGVVVGLLAPEVGKSVGVLGTMFVNLIKMMIAPVIFCTIVLGIGSVRKAATVGKVGGLAFVYFLVMSTFALAIGLVVGNILHPGSGLQLSESAAAKGAQYAETAHESGGLLDFVQGIIPETMFSALTAGSVLQALFIALLVGFALQGMGSAGEPALRAIASLQKLVFKVLVMILWLAPIGAFGAIANVVGQTGWTAVTQLLGLMLGFYITCILFVFGVLGVLLRVVAGVSIFKLVRYLAREYLLIVSTSSSESALPRLIAKMEHLGVERTTVGVVVPTGYSFNLDGTAIYLTMASLFIAGALGDPLSLGEQIGLLVFMIVASKGAAGVTGAGLATLAGGLQAHRPDLLDGVGLIVGIDRFMSEARALTNFSGNAVATLLVGSWTHTVDKDRVDAVLRGDDPFDELTMVDDDHGRVDEEPTGKRVPEPA, encoded by the coding sequence ATGGCCAACCAGCTCGACGCTGCGGCCCCACCCGATCCGCCCCGCAAGAAGGACCGTACGCACTGGCTGTACATCGGCGTCATCGTTGCCGTCGTCGCCGGTGTGGTGGTGGGCCTGCTGGCCCCCGAGGTCGGCAAGAGCGTCGGCGTCCTCGGCACGATGTTCGTGAACCTCATCAAGATGATGATCGCGCCGGTCATCTTCTGCACCATCGTGTTGGGCATCGGCTCGGTCCGCAAGGCCGCCACGGTCGGCAAGGTGGGCGGCCTGGCGTTCGTCTACTTCCTGGTGATGTCGACGTTCGCCCTGGCGATCGGCCTGGTGGTCGGCAACATCCTGCACCCGGGCAGCGGTCTGCAGCTCTCCGAGAGCGCGGCGGCCAAGGGCGCTCAGTACGCCGAGACCGCCCACGAGTCCGGCGGTCTGCTGGACTTCGTGCAGGGCATCATCCCGGAGACGATGTTCTCGGCGCTGACGGCCGGCAGCGTGCTGCAGGCGCTGTTCATCGCGCTGCTCGTCGGGTTCGCGCTGCAGGGCATGGGCAGCGCGGGCGAGCCGGCGCTGCGCGCCATCGCGTCGCTGCAGAAGCTGGTGTTCAAGGTCCTGGTGATGATCCTGTGGCTGGCGCCGATCGGCGCATTCGGCGCGATCGCCAACGTCGTCGGGCAGACCGGCTGGACCGCGGTGACGCAGCTGCTCGGCCTCATGCTCGGCTTCTACATCACCTGCATCCTGTTCGTCTTCGGCGTGCTGGGCGTGCTGCTGCGCGTGGTGGCCGGGGTCTCGATCTTCAAGCTGGTCCGCTACCTGGCGCGCGAGTACCTGCTCATCGTGTCCACGTCGTCCTCGGAATCCGCGTTGCCGCGCCTGATCGCCAAGATGGAGCACCTGGGCGTCGAGCGCACCACGGTCGGCGTGGTGGTGCCCACCGGTTACTCGTTCAACCTGGACGGCACGGCGATCTACCTGACCATGGCGTCGCTGTTCATCGCCGGCGCGCTGGGCGACCCGCTGTCGCTCGGCGAGCAGATCGGCCTGCTGGTGTTCATGATCGTGGCGTCGAAGGGCGCGGCCGGGGTGACGGGCGCCGGGTTGGCGACCCTCGCCGGCGGCCTGCAGGCGCACCGGCCAGACCTGCTCGACGGCGTCGGCCTGATCGTCGGCATCGACCGCTTCATGTCCGAAGCCCGTGCGCTGACCAACTTCTCGGGCAACGCCGTCGCCACGCTGCTGGTGGGGTCGTGGACGCACACCGTCGACAAGGACCGCGTCGATGCCGTGCTGCGCGGCGACGATCCCTTCGACGAGCTGACGATGGTGGACGACGACCACGGCCGCGTGGACGAGGAGCCCACCGGCAAGCGGGTGCCCGAACCGGCCTAG
- a CDS encoding sensor histidine kinase has protein sequence MRSWWPRSLAGQAIALQVVVITVVVLVGSALALLDARHDGEEAARQQVVSIATALADAPSTAAAIESGRATEVLQPVTEAVRTNTQIAFITIMAPDGTRFTHTDPRQIGGTYLGTIAPALRGETLTEVYTGTLGPSVRAVAPVRGGDGRVVGLVSAGITQQTLAQRWREQIPAILAVGAGALAVSLVGVWAIRRRLLRQTHGLRPDELRVMYEHHDAILHSVSEGLIVLDGDRVVLANDEARRLLGLPAGRVSADDLPEFLRDAEPGVRDEVHVTDERVLVVNRSRVLGQRSEVVTVRDRTELQGALGELTSLQVLTDSLRAQAHEAANKLHTVITMVEMGRPADAVTFATEELALSQRLVDRLSADVGEPALVALLLGKTAQADERGIALTVTEDTHLPSSSDELPLSAQEIVTVLGNLVDNAMEACDRDDPWVEVTVTLDAAALVIRVADSGPGMDADTFARAMQRGYSTKSGDDAGQHGLGLALVAQVVKRRGGTLTADVTYGSVVTVTVPGGAS, from the coding sequence GTGCGCAGCTGGTGGCCGCGCTCGCTGGCCGGCCAGGCCATCGCGCTGCAGGTCGTCGTCATCACCGTGGTCGTGCTGGTCGGCAGCGCGTTGGCGCTGCTCGACGCACGGCACGACGGTGAGGAGGCTGCTCGTCAGCAAGTGGTGAGCATCGCGACGGCGCTGGCCGACGCGCCGTCGACGGCTGCGGCGATCGAGTCCGGCCGGGCCACCGAGGTACTGCAGCCGGTGACCGAGGCCGTGCGGACCAACACCCAGATCGCCTTCATCACGATCATGGCGCCCGACGGCACGCGCTTCACTCACACCGATCCCCGACAGATCGGCGGCACGTATCTCGGCACGATCGCACCGGCGCTGCGCGGCGAGACGCTGACCGAGGTGTACACCGGCACGCTCGGCCCGTCGGTGCGCGCCGTGGCGCCGGTGCGCGGCGGCGACGGTCGCGTCGTGGGCCTGGTGTCGGCGGGCATCACGCAGCAGACCCTGGCGCAGCGGTGGCGCGAACAGATCCCGGCGATCCTCGCCGTCGGTGCCGGCGCGTTGGCGGTGTCGCTCGTCGGCGTGTGGGCGATTCGCCGGCGCCTGCTACGGCAGACGCACGGTCTGCGGCCCGACGAACTGCGCGTGATGTACGAACACCACGACGCGATCCTGCACTCCGTGTCCGAGGGTCTCATCGTGCTCGACGGCGACCGCGTGGTGCTGGCCAACGACGAAGCCCGTCGGTTGCTCGGCCTGCCCGCGGGGCGGGTGAGCGCCGACGACCTGCCGGAGTTCCTGCGCGACGCCGAACCGGGCGTGCGCGACGAGGTGCACGTGACCGACGAGCGCGTGCTGGTGGTCAACCGGTCCCGCGTGCTGGGGCAGCGCTCGGAGGTGGTGACCGTCCGCGACCGCACCGAATTGCAGGGTGCGCTCGGGGAACTGACGTCGCTGCAGGTGCTCACCGATTCGCTGCGCGCCCAGGCGCACGAGGCGGCGAACAAGCTGCACACGGTGATCACGATGGTGGAGATGGGTCGCCCCGCCGATGCGGTGACCTTCGCGACGGAGGAACTGGCGCTGTCGCAGCGGCTGGTCGACCGGTTGTCCGCCGACGTCGGCGAACCGGCGCTGGTCGCGCTGCTGCTCGGCAAGACCGCCCAGGCCGACGAGCGCGGCATCGCGCTGACCGTCACCGAGGACACCCACCTGCCGTCGTCGAGCGACGAACTCCCGCTCTCGGCGCAGGAGATCGTCACCGTGCTCGGCAATCTCGTCGACAATGCCATGGAGGCGTGCGACCGCGACGACCCGTGGGTGGAGGTGACCGTGACCCTGGACGCCGCGGCGCTGGTGATCCGGGTGGCCGACAGCGGCCCCGGCATGGACGCGGACACGTTCGCCCGGGCGATGCAACGGGGGTACTCGACGAAGTCGGGCGACGACGCCGGTCAGCACGGCCTGGGTCTGGCTCTGGTGGCGCAGGTGGTGAAACGCCGCGGCGGCACGCTGACCGCCGACGTGACCTACGGTTCGGTGGTCACCGTGACGGTGCCGGGCGGCGCCTCGTGA
- a CDS encoding response regulator: MIRVLIVEDDVLIAEAHLTYLQRLEGFSAAGVVHTARDAMQAATAATTGDAPIDLVLLDIGLPDASGISLASALAGLRPAPDIIAITSERDLEMVRAAVAHGALAYLLKPFTFAAFRDRLERYQRYRTALPAGVDAASQAEVDRALAELRVATDKYASPKGAAPATHDEIARAVRDTDDGLTADEVARRVGVSRVTAWRYLERLADDGTITRLTDYGKGRPKTRYQWR, encoded by the coding sequence GTGATCCGCGTGCTCATCGTCGAGGACGACGTCCTGATCGCCGAGGCGCACCTGACGTATCTGCAACGGCTGGAAGGGTTTTCGGCCGCCGGGGTGGTACACACCGCACGGGATGCGATGCAGGCCGCCACCGCGGCGACCACCGGGGACGCGCCGATTGACCTGGTGTTGCTGGACATCGGACTGCCCGACGCCAGCGGGATCAGCCTGGCGTCGGCGTTGGCGGGCTTGCGTCCGGCGCCCGACATCATCGCGATCACCTCGGAGCGCGACCTCGAGATGGTGCGCGCCGCGGTGGCGCACGGGGCGCTGGCATATCTGCTGAAGCCGTTCACCTTCGCCGCTTTTCGCGACCGGCTGGAGCGCTACCAGCGCTACCGCACCGCGCTGCCGGCGGGCGTGGACGCCGCCAGCCAGGCGGAGGTGGACCGGGCGCTGGCCGAACTGCGGGTGGCGACGGACAAGTACGCGTCCCCGAAGGGCGCGGCACCGGCGACCCACGACGAGATCGCCCGCGCGGTCCGGGACACCGATGACGGCCTGACCGCCGACGAGGTGGCCAGACGCGTGGGGGTGTCGCGGGTGACGGCGTGGCGGTACCTCGAGCGGTTGGCCGACGACGGCACCATCACGCGACTGACGGACTACGGCAAGGGCCGGCCGAAGACCCGCTACCAGTGGCGCTGA
- a CDS encoding YncE family protein: MGHGPIADMAVDGANLVVTNYGDHSVAVLDARDLSVRGGMSAREPFALAVAGDRAYVGVASISYDAVAVFDTRNGSVTKSFPLSYSVTAMTTSPDGKRIFAGRAADGGVDVAVIDVVTGRTGTIFLAKGEDVQIDAMQVDPAGRRLYAATSDARGSRLVIVDLDSGRVQRTVEIGAAIRGLAIGLDSTAYVLTSDLNDRGVLHVVDLVAGRIMASAEVATLPTQLALSVDGTRAYVVDYDRVLVLSTSTLDVIDTITVGARPSCVAVGLHRLYVADYDGAVTAFAVAAPAPMVYAPMMAANPAAAPTVRELAPA, from the coding sequence GTGGGACACGGACCAATCGCCGACATGGCGGTCGACGGCGCGAATCTGGTCGTCACCAACTACGGCGATCACTCGGTGGCCGTCCTCGACGCTCGCGACCTGAGTGTCCGCGGCGGGATGAGCGCACGCGAGCCGTTCGCGCTCGCCGTGGCCGGCGACCGCGCCTACGTCGGCGTCGCGTCCATCTCCTACGACGCGGTCGCGGTGTTCGACACCCGCAACGGCTCCGTCACGAAGTCGTTCCCGCTGTCCTACAGCGTGACCGCGATGACCACGAGCCCCGACGGCAAGCGCATCTTCGCGGGTCGCGCCGCCGACGGTGGCGTGGACGTCGCCGTCATCGACGTGGTCACCGGCCGCACCGGCACCATCTTCCTCGCCAAGGGCGAGGACGTCCAGATCGACGCCATGCAGGTCGACCCGGCGGGCCGCCGCCTCTATGCCGCCACGTCCGACGCGCGCGGGAGCCGCCTCGTCATCGTCGACCTCGACAGCGGACGCGTGCAGCGGACGGTGGAGATCGGCGCGGCGATCCGTGGTCTGGCCATCGGCCTGGACAGCACCGCCTACGTGCTGACCTCCGACCTGAACGATCGCGGTGTCCTGCACGTCGTCGACCTGGTGGCCGGCCGCATCATGGCCAGCGCCGAGGTCGCCACGCTGCCGACGCAGCTCGCCCTGTCGGTCGACGGCACCCGCGCCTACGTCGTCGACTACGACCGCGTGCTGGTGCTCAGCACCTCGACTCTGGACGTCATCGACACCATCACGGTGGGCGCCCGGCCGTCCTGCGTGGCCGTCGGACTGCACCGGCTCTACGTCGCCGACTACGACGGCGCCGTCACCGCGTTCGCCGTTGCCGCGCCGGCCCCCATGGTGTACGCGCCGATGATGGCCGCCAACCCGGCCGCCGCGCCGACGGTGCGCGAGCTGGCCCCGGCCTGA
- a CDS encoding DUF3060 domain-containing protein codes for MTEDDPEARIRQLEQPLSEMARASEIDATRAADVAYVPPDAGSYPPPPGYPPPPDYPPLGYPSWTPPTVPYPEPGGVTSTTSGNRAAVVVPIAIAVLAVTIAGVVTFFLMSRDGPTAPGPRPDIAGGGATLAPDERIAPGGGTTPTPGRTAPSVLPSMPPASPTARTAPPGSTITVSGIEDAHVVLCDDNLVSISGVENTVTITGRCTAVNVSGMNNVVNLDASVTISVSGFDNRVVFRDGDPEVATSGSGNTVERG; via the coding sequence GTGACCGAGGACGATCCCGAGGCGCGGATCCGACAGCTGGAACAGCCCCTCAGCGAGATGGCTCGGGCGTCCGAGATCGACGCCACGCGCGCCGCCGACGTCGCCTACGTGCCGCCCGACGCCGGCTCCTACCCGCCGCCACCCGGTTACCCGCCGCCTCCCGATTACCCGCCGCTCGGCTACCCGTCCTGGACGCCGCCGACGGTGCCGTACCCCGAGCCGGGCGGCGTCACCTCCACGACGTCCGGAAACCGGGCCGCCGTCGTCGTGCCCATCGCCATCGCGGTGCTGGCAGTCACGATCGCCGGGGTCGTCACCTTCTTCCTGATGAGCCGCGACGGTCCGACCGCACCGGGTCCGCGACCGGACATCGCCGGCGGCGGCGCGACGCTGGCGCCGGATGAGCGGATCGCGCCCGGCGGCGGCACGACGCCAACGCCGGGTCGGACCGCACCGTCCGTGCTGCCCTCCATGCCGCCCGCGTCGCCGACCGCGCGGACGGCGCCCCCCGGCAGCACCATCACCGTCTCGGGCATCGAGGACGCGCACGTCGTGCTCTGCGACGACAACCTCGTCAGCATCAGCGGCGTGGAGAACACCGTCACCATCACGGGACGGTGCACGGCGGTGAACGTGTCGGGCATGAACAACGTGGTGAACCTCGACGCCAGCGTGACGATCAGCGTGTCGGGTTTCGACAACCGCGTCGTCTTCCGCGACGGCGATCCCGAAGTCGCCACCTCCGGCTCGGGCAACACCGTCGAACGCGGTTGA
- a CDS encoding amino acid ABC transporter ATP-binding protein: MNQLVPDAAAAEAEGTVKIRIEGLRKSFGDLVVLDGIDTTVTHGEVVCVIGPSGSGKSTFLRCLNKLEDISGGRVIVDDFDLTDPKVDLDEVRQHIGMVFQHFNLFPHMTVLQNVTLAPLLTKKMDKGAAEKRALELLAQVGLAEKAHVKPATLSGGQKQRVAIARALAMNPSIMLFDEATSALDPEMVGDVLEVLRELANGGMTMVVVTHEMGFAREVASRVLFMADGVIVEDDTPAEVFDNPKHPRLREFLSKVL, from the coding sequence ATGAACCAGCTCGTACCGGACGCCGCGGCCGCCGAGGCCGAGGGCACCGTCAAGATCCGCATCGAGGGACTGCGGAAGTCCTTCGGTGACCTGGTGGTGCTCGACGGCATCGACACGACGGTCACCCACGGCGAGGTGGTCTGCGTGATCGGCCCGTCGGGCTCGGGCAAGTCGACGTTCCTGCGCTGCCTCAACAAGCTGGAGGACATCTCCGGCGGCCGGGTGATCGTCGACGACTTCGACCTCACCGACCCCAAGGTGGACCTCGACGAGGTGCGCCAGCACATCGGCATGGTGTTCCAGCACTTCAACCTCTTCCCGCACATGACGGTGCTGCAGAACGTCACGCTGGCGCCGCTGCTGACCAAGAAGATGGACAAGGGCGCCGCGGAGAAGCGGGCGCTCGAGTTGCTCGCGCAGGTGGGCCTCGCCGAGAAGGCCCACGTGAAACCGGCGACGCTGTCCGGCGGGCAGAAGCAGCGCGTGGCCATCGCCCGTGCGCTGGCCATGAACCCGTCGATCATGCTGTTCGACGAGGCCACCAGCGCGCTGGACCCGGAGATGGTCGGCGACGTGCTGGAGGTGCTGCGCGAATTGGCCAACGGCGGCATGACGATGGTCGTGGTGACCCACGAGATGGGCTTCGCGCGGGAGGTCGCCTCCCGCGTGCTGTTCATGGCCGACGGCGTCATCGTCGAGGACGACACCCCGGCCGAGGTGTTCGACAACCCGAAGCACCCGCGGCTTCGGGAATTCCTGTCGAAGGTGCTCTGA
- a CDS encoding amino acid ABC transporter substrate-binding protein/permease produces the protein MRTGRARQHHRRVAVAVIALVAGALGMATLVAPHARADGENYVIATDTTFAPFEFQDGSGNLVGIDMDLIRDIAKDQNFSVDIKPLGFDAALQAVQANQAAGVIAGMSITDERKKVFDFSDPYFESGVQMAVLDDNDDIKSYEDLKGKRVAVKNGTEGAEFAESIRAKYGFEVVSFADSASMFEEVKTGNSVAIFEDYPVLNYGIQQGNGFKTVTPKEKGSSYGFAVNKGQNPQLLQQFNEGLKNLKSSGRYDEIIESYLGESANDADNSFFGLLASTFPILMQGLKMTLILTVVSIAIALVLGIVFGLFRVSRSIWLRAIGTTYVDVFRGTPLLVQAFFIYFGIPSALGFQMTALTAGIITLSLNAGAYMTEIVRGGIQSVDKGQMEAARSLGIGYLPTMRKVILPQAIRTMIPSYVNQFVITLKDTSILSVIGIAELTQTGRLIIARNYQSFTMWLIIGIVYFVVIMALTKLSDRIEHRLVGGRAK, from the coding sequence ATGCGAACCGGCAGGGCACGGCAGCACCATCGACGGGTGGCGGTCGCCGTCATCGCACTCGTCGCGGGCGCACTCGGCATGGCGACGCTGGTCGCGCCGCACGCGCGCGCCGACGGCGAGAACTACGTGATCGCCACCGACACGACGTTCGCGCCCTTCGAATTCCAGGACGGCAGCGGCAATCTCGTCGGCATCGACATGGACCTGATCCGCGACATCGCGAAGGACCAGAACTTCTCCGTCGACATCAAACCGCTCGGCTTCGACGCCGCGCTGCAGGCCGTCCAGGCCAACCAGGCCGCGGGCGTCATCGCCGGCATGTCGATCACCGACGAACGCAAGAAGGTGTTCGACTTCTCCGACCCGTACTTCGAGTCCGGCGTGCAGATGGCGGTGTTGGACGACAACGACGACATCAAGAGCTACGAGGACCTCAAGGGCAAGCGCGTCGCGGTCAAGAACGGCACCGAGGGGGCCGAATTCGCCGAATCGATCCGCGCGAAGTACGGCTTCGAGGTGGTGTCCTTCGCCGATTCCGCATCGATGTTCGAGGAGGTGAAGACCGGTAACTCGGTCGCGATCTTCGAGGACTATCCGGTGCTGAACTACGGCATCCAGCAGGGCAACGGGTTCAAGACGGTGACGCCCAAGGAGAAGGGCTCCAGCTACGGCTTCGCGGTCAACAAGGGCCAGAACCCGCAGCTGCTGCAGCAGTTCAACGAGGGGCTGAAGAACCTCAAGTCCTCCGGCCGCTACGACGAGATCATCGAGAGCTATCTCGGCGAGTCGGCCAACGACGCCGACAACTCGTTCTTCGGCTTGCTCGCCAGCACGTTCCCCATCCTGATGCAGGGCCTGAAGATGACGCTCATCCTGACCGTCGTCTCGATCGCCATCGCACTGGTGCTCGGCATCGTCTTCGGGTTGTTCCGCGTCTCGCGCTCGATCTGGCTCCGTGCGATCGGCACCACCTACGTCGACGTCTTCCGCGGCACACCGCTTCTGGTGCAGGCGTTCTTCATCTACTTCGGCATCCCGTCGGCGCTCGGCTTCCAAATGACCGCGCTGACCGCCGGCATCATCACGCTGTCGCTCAACGCCGGGGCGTACATGACCGAGATCGTGCGCGGCGGAATCCAATCGGTCGACAAGGGGCAGATGGAGGCGGCCCGTAGCCTCGGCATCGGCTACCTGCCGACGATGCGCAAGGTCATTCTGCCGCAGGCGATCCGCACGATGATCCCGTCGTACGTCAACCAATTCGTCATCACGCTGAAGGACACGTCGATCCTGTCGGTGATCGGCATCGCCGAGCTGACGCAGACCGGCCGCCTGATCATCGCCCGCAACTATCAGTCGTTCACCATGTGGCTGATCATCGGCATCGTGTACTTCGTCGTCATCATGGCGCTGACCAAGCTGTCGGACAGGATCGAGCACCGGCTCGTGGGAGGAAGGGCGAAATGA
- a CDS encoding LLM class F420-dependent oxidoreductase, with product MRVGVVFPQTELGGDPGAVRAYGERVESLGYAHVLVYDHVLGADATAHAPWNWPYDVHTTFHEPFVLFGFLAAVTQSVELVTGVIILPQRQTALVAKQAAEVDLLTGGRLRLGVGVGWNAVEYEALNEDFSNRGARSVEQIEVLRRLWTEQVVTVEGEHHHITAAGIAPLPVQRPIPVWLGTASAPGYRRVGRIADGWFPMVEPGPRLDEARTIVDRAATDAGRDPAAIGMEGRVSWTGDEDAVAAELAAWAEAGASHVSVNTMGAGLRTVDEHLEVLARVATLVPHPPVSG from the coding sequence ATGCGCGTAGGAGTGGTGTTCCCGCAGACGGAACTCGGCGGCGATCCCGGGGCGGTCCGGGCCTACGGCGAACGGGTGGAGAGCCTCGGGTACGCCCACGTCCTGGTGTACGACCACGTCCTCGGCGCGGACGCGACGGCGCACGCCCCCTGGAACTGGCCGTACGACGTCCACACCACGTTCCACGAGCCATTCGTGCTGTTCGGGTTCCTGGCGGCGGTGACGCAGTCCGTCGAACTCGTCACCGGCGTGATCATCCTCCCGCAAAGGCAGACCGCGCTGGTCGCCAAGCAGGCCGCCGAGGTGGACCTGCTGACCGGCGGCCGCCTGCGCCTCGGCGTCGGAGTCGGCTGGAACGCCGTCGAGTACGAAGCCTTGAACGAGGACTTCTCCAATCGCGGCGCGCGCTCGGTGGAACAGATCGAGGTGCTGCGCCGCCTGTGGACCGAGCAGGTGGTGACCGTCGAGGGCGAGCACCACCACATCACCGCCGCGGGCATCGCACCGCTACCGGTGCAGCGTCCGATCCCGGTGTGGCTGGGAACGGCGTCCGCGCCGGGCTACCGCCGGGTGGGACGCATCGCCGACGGGTGGTTTCCGATGGTCGAACCTGGGCCACGGCTCGACGAGGCCCGCACGATCGTGGACCGGGCGGCCACCGATGCAGGGCGCGACCCCGCGGCCATCGGCATGGAGGGCCGGGTGTCCTGGACCGGTGACGAGGACGCCGTGGCAGCCGAGCTGGCCGCGTGGGCGGAGGCCGGTGCGTCGCACGTGTCGGTGAACACCATGGGCGCCGGGTTGCGGACGGTGGATGAGCACCTCGAGGTGCTCGCCCGGGTGGCGACCCTGGTGCCCCATCCCCCGGTGAGCGGCTAG